A window of the Syntrophothermus lipocalidus DSM 12680 genome harbors these coding sequences:
- a CDS encoding DUF4352 domain-containing protein encodes MFLHTRKLLVGLLIGLLIVTLTGCGEPSGVKTGAESDSAKSEAQSKPEENTKKVAVNKEFSVNGLKITIGEVQVEKERILVGMTIKNETSDKLTFYPDQGSAVVGSMQLDANMFMTEGDVSGDIQPGVEKSGVVVFTTPEGKTLTPEEVTSIALHLGDVFNEKSFEAKPFDTTLSLE; translated from the coding sequence ATGTTTCTACATACTAGAAAACTACTTGTTGGTTTGTTAATTGGGCTTTTAATTGTGACGCTAACTGGCTGTGGTGAACCTTCAGGCGTAAAGACAGGGGCTGAGTCAGATTCCGCTAAATCTGAAGCTCAGTCAAAACCCGAGGAAAACACAAAGAAAGTAGCTGTTAATAAGGAATTTTCTGTTAATGGATTAAAGATTACCATTGGAGAGGTGCAGGTAGAAAAAGAACGTATTCTTGTTGGTATGACAATTAAGAACGAAACCAGTGATAAATTAACTTTCTATCCAGACCAGGGTAGTGCTGTTGTTGGTAGTATGCAACTGGATGCGAATATGTTTATGACTGAAGGTGACGTCTCTGGTGATATTCAGCCCGGGGTTGAAAAATCCGGTGTAGTAGTTTTCACTACGCCAGAAGGTAAGACTTTAACTCCTGAAGAAGTCACGTCAATTGCGCTTCACTTAGGAGACGTTTTCAATGAGAAATCTTTCGAGGCTAAGCCTTTCGATACCACACTATCTTTAGAGTAA
- a CDS encoding DUF4064 domain-containing protein, with protein MRVASMILGIIGGIAGFGGALFALFVGGVDASFSASGTSSIIGLGVTAIFFSLLGLVGGALALKKPKVAGIMMLISAIGGVISISWGYVVAFPVLLVAGILALIGQKEKNKTTLDKEVV; from the coding sequence TTGAGAGTTGCTTCTATGATATTAGGTATTATCGGCGGAATAGCCGGTTTTGGTGGAGCTCTTTTTGCGCTATTCGTTGGTGGAGTAGATGCTTCATTTTCAGCATCAGGTACGAGTTCTATAATTGGTCTAGGTGTTACGGCTATATTTTTTAGTTTACTTGGATTAGTAGGAGGTGCATTAGCACTAAAGAAACCAAAGGTCGCTGGAATAATGATGCTCATTAGCGCTATCGGAGGGGTTATTTCGATTTCGTGGGGCTATGTTGTAGCATTTCCAGTATTGCTGGTTGCAGGGATTCTTGCATTGATAGGTCAAAAAGAGAAAAATAAAACAACGTTAGATAAGGAGGTAGTATAA
- a CDS encoding LuxR family transcriptional regulator, which translates to MPLNKREVKKKVREIIRCLEQSGDIPEQENCVKVAERKLEMLVKEAPASLVYELGCVYSRFKNSGGDVDTALSRLKKILEREVKKDDE; encoded by the coding sequence ATGCCGTTGAACAAGAGAGAAGTTAAAAAGAAGGTGCGGGAAATCATCCGCTGTTTGGAACAAAGCGGAGACATCCCGGAACAAGAAAACTGTGTTAAGGTCGCGGAACGGAAGCTGGAGATGCTCGTAAAAGAGGCTCCAGCTTCTCTGGTTTATGAGTTGGGCTGCGTCTACAGCCGCTTTAAGAATTCCGGCGGGGATGTGGACACTGCTCTATCTCGGCTGAAGAAAATTTTGGAACGAGAGGTAAAAAAGGATGATGAGTAA
- a CDS encoding AAA family ATPase: MKKWRVDFNESLHPEPWRDFYARYFPELDRMDIKEDGFTVQSLKCLNHDDRKPSATVNVKSGFYVCHVCGSFSPYRFLVEIAGIAPEDASYFINDYLRELYVKDERTGRYIHAFPHYDPSHTYIPTPGQEEEFEEFIKEAKARLRPELPIVQEYITARGIKYEMLERFEWGYVPHDEDAGQVECLVVPFRVRGKIRAIRGRAYDGRKGAVKNSRFSLWNLDSLEGKSQAVIVEGESDALRTIQALEACGVDIPVVSVPGNNFRKEWKREFEGIRTIYLIPQDDDASANFVRSALAVLGEERCKVVELPWKRGDVGKDICEWLTRNDHTDQELVELIPLEEHQDRFSRYYRVEELLKREPAEPDWLVRGMIARGQKILVQGPPKQMKTWFVLSLLKALSRGENVCGVSFWKTTVSGVKAVMVEEEHSTNALIQRVQQSLAGTCNIVIPHRTGVKLLPKNPEFEDLLKFIDEFRPDLLVLDPLRSFFDGDENDSSVMQQVFAPLNMLLRKYPHMAVVVVDHTAKKPSDVLVYASRGSSVKGAEMDGVIDIRKFQKDEDIGVVVTGEFRDAETVENLSLKFENGNLVYDDGFRINIKLKDSEVRLQKLAKLLTQRSYTQKELTDLLKVSDQTVRNDISKLRAGGFTIEEEGGHQGSPKTYTLTKTPDGWKADDEDSDE, encoded by the coding sequence ATGAAGAAGTGGAGGGTTGATTTTAACGAGTCTCTTCATCCCGAACCTTGGCGGGATTTTTACGCCCGCTATTTTCCTGAACTGGACAGGATGGACATAAAAGAGGACGGCTTCACCGTCCAGTCCCTAAAGTGCTTAAACCACGACGACAGGAAGCCTTCCGCGACGGTCAACGTCAAGTCGGGCTTTTACGTCTGCCATGTATGCGGGAGCTTTTCGCCGTACCGCTTTTTAGTTGAAATTGCAGGCATTGCGCCGGAAGACGCGAGCTATTTCATAAACGACTACCTCCGCGAGCTTTACGTAAAAGACGAACGGACAGGAAGATACATACACGCGTTCCCCCACTACGACCCCAGCCACACCTATATCCCCACACCCGGACAGGAAGAGGAATTTGAAGAGTTTATCAAAGAAGCAAAAGCGCGCCTGCGCCCGGAACTGCCGATTGTCCAAGAGTACATTACCGCCAGAGGAATCAAGTATGAAATGCTGGAGCGTTTCGAATGGGGTTATGTCCCCCATGACGAAGATGCAGGACAGGTTGAATGCTTGGTAGTCCCTTTTCGCGTGAGGGGCAAAATCAGGGCTATCAGAGGGAGGGCTTACGACGGCAGGAAAGGAGCGGTTAAAAACTCCCGTTTTTCATTGTGGAACCTCGACAGCCTTGAGGGGAAAAGCCAAGCAGTCATAGTCGAGGGAGAAAGCGACGCTTTAAGAACTATTCAGGCGCTTGAAGCCTGCGGTGTAGACATCCCTGTAGTTAGCGTGCCGGGCAACAATTTCCGCAAGGAGTGGAAACGGGAATTTGAAGGCATACGCACCATCTACCTCATCCCGCAGGACGACGACGCCAGCGCCAACTTCGTCAGGTCTGCCCTGGCGGTGCTCGGAGAAGAACGCTGTAAAGTCGTTGAACTGCCGTGGAAGCGGGGTGATGTCGGCAAAGACATCTGCGAGTGGTTGACCCGCAACGACCATACCGACCAGGAACTGGTAGAGCTAATCCCGCTTGAGGAGCACCAAGACCGGTTTTCCCGCTACTACAGGGTGGAAGAACTGCTGAAGAGAGAGCCTGCGGAGCCTGACTGGCTGGTAAGAGGGATGATAGCGAGAGGGCAAAAAATCCTTGTCCAAGGGCCGCCGAAGCAGATGAAGACGTGGTTTGTCCTAAGTTTATTGAAAGCGCTCAGCCGCGGAGAAAACGTCTGCGGGGTATCGTTCTGGAAAACTACCGTCTCTGGAGTCAAAGCCGTTATGGTGGAGGAAGAGCATTCGACCAACGCTTTAATACAGAGAGTACAGCAGAGCCTCGCTGGTACATGCAACATCGTCATCCCGCACAGGACAGGTGTAAAACTTCTCCCAAAAAACCCGGAATTTGAAGACCTGCTCAAATTTATTGACGAGTTCCGGCCTGACCTGCTGGTACTTGACCCACTGAGGAGCTTCTTCGACGGAGACGAAAACGACTCTTCCGTCATGCAGCAGGTATTTGCGCCGCTGAATATGCTCCTCCGCAAGTACCCCCACATGGCGGTCGTTGTCGTTGACCATACCGCAAAAAAGCCGTCGGACGTTCTGGTGTATGCCAGCAGGGGGTCTTCAGTCAAAGGTGCGGAAATGGACGGCGTAATAGACATCCGCAAGTTCCAGAAAGACGAAGATATAGGTGTCGTCGTCACCGGAGAGTTCCGCGACGCTGAGACTGTAGAGAACTTAAGCTTAAAATTTGAGAATGGGAATTTGGTATACGACGACGGTTTCCGCATCAACATCAAGCTGAAAGACAGCGAAGTGCGCCTGCAGAAGCTGGCGAAGCTGTTGACACAGAGGAGCTACACGCAGAAAGAGCTAACCGACTTGCTGAAAGTCAGCGACCAGACTGTGAGAAACGACATCAGCAAACTGAGGGCAGGCGGCTTCACCATTGAGGAAGAAGGGGGACATCAAGGGTCTCCAAAAACGTACACACTTACAAAGACACCCGACGGGTGGAAAGCTGACGACGAAGACAGCGATGAATAA
- a CDS encoding HNH endonuclease, with amino-acid sequence MFYNDPLEISADVWIELLTDREVTTEPDLIILKIMYESKNHEIRASEIASRLNILHHGPINLQISRFSKRVIRKTGAQPPLRRNGKPRWWHVPFLGYEKAGRFPWIMRPELVIAFEEVFGQSDTEFVCSGEITIEDTSSLSEGTVRQVFVNRYERSRHARRICIAHYGSRCVVCGFDFEKIYGPIGKDKIHIHHLIPLSEIQKEYEVDPIRDLRPVCPNCHLIIHSKREPFTIEEVRKMITMTRNG; translated from the coding sequence ATGTTTTATAATGACCCATTAGAAATAAGTGCTGATGTATGGATTGAATTACTTACAGATAGAGAAGTTACTACAGAACCTGACTTAATTATTCTAAAGATTATGTATGAGAGTAAAAACCATGAGATAAGAGCATCTGAGATAGCATCAAGGTTAAACATACTACATCATGGGCCAATTAACTTGCAGATAAGCAGATTTAGCAAACGTGTAATTCGTAAAACAGGAGCCCAGCCACCCTTAAGAAGAAACGGAAAACCTCGATGGTGGCACGTTCCTTTTTTAGGATACGAAAAAGCAGGAAGATTCCCTTGGATTATGCGTCCTGAACTGGTAATTGCCTTTGAAGAAGTTTTTGGTCAAAGTGATACTGAGTTCGTTTGTTCTGGAGAGATTACTATTGAAGATACCTCGTCTCTGTCCGAGGGTACAGTAAGACAAGTTTTTGTTAACCGTTATGAAAGAAGTAGACATGCAAGAAGGATATGTATCGCTCATTATGGTAGCAGGTGTGTTGTCTGTGGTTTTGATTTCGAGAAGATATATGGACCAATAGGTAAGGATAAAATTCACATACACCATCTCATACCCTTATCTGAGATACAAAAAGAATATGAAGTTGACCCTATACGAGATTTACGTCCAGTATGTCCCAATTGTCATCTTATAATTCACAGCAAGAGAGAACCTTTCACCATTGAAGAGGTAAGAAAAATGATTACTATGACCCGTAACGGTTAA